One genomic segment of Actinoplanes ianthinogenes includes these proteins:
- a CDS encoding GTPase family protein, translated as MSLVDKARDALPEDDRVDAEGLTRRLEALSRFLRLVDAYLPDSELVSAHTIVERASGRLTLSLDHTVVALAGSTGSGKSSLFNALARFKLSPVGVRRPTTGTAHAVVWGPLEPASRLLDWIGVLPRQRFVRESALDGDDEASLRGLVLLDLPDFDSVERAHQLEVDRLLGLVDQIVWVVDPQKYGDRILHRAYLSQFATHAGVTIVVLNQADRLSTTDTDAVLTDLRRLLDEDGLTGAPVLATSAKQPGMLADLREALETTVADRQAALRRLAADLDAVGEELAEMIGPPAAEDEVDRTTVRQLTDALAASAGVPAVADATAAAYRHRAAAATGWPLVRGLRRLRPDPLRKLHLGEPVKTDAVSTDVVPRTSLPAADAAQKSAVGLSVRAVAARAAAPLPVVWAPALTTAARSKAGDLPDALDRAIAKTDLGADRKPVWWQVVGILQWLLFAAAVTGLVWLVAGYAMSALGLPDLAEPEIGTVPLPTVLLLGGLFAGLLLWLLLKPLVEAGGRRARRRAEQRLRASVTEVGRGFVVAPVREVLNAYAQAREALGVVRSE; from the coding sequence ATGAGTCTGGTGGACAAAGCGCGGGATGCCCTGCCCGAGGACGATCGGGTGGACGCCGAGGGGCTGACCCGGCGGTTGGAGGCACTGTCCCGGTTCCTCCGGCTGGTCGATGCGTACCTGCCGGACAGCGAGCTGGTCAGCGCGCACACCATTGTGGAACGGGCCAGCGGCCGGCTCACCCTGTCGCTGGACCACACCGTGGTGGCGCTCGCCGGCAGCACCGGCAGCGGCAAGTCCAGCCTGTTCAACGCGCTGGCCCGGTTCAAGCTGTCGCCGGTCGGGGTGCGCCGGCCGACCACCGGCACCGCGCACGCGGTGGTCTGGGGTCCGCTGGAGCCGGCCAGCCGGCTGCTCGACTGGATCGGCGTGCTGCCCCGGCAGCGGTTCGTCCGGGAGAGCGCGCTGGACGGCGACGACGAGGCCTCGCTGCGTGGCCTGGTGCTGCTCGACCTGCCCGACTTCGACTCGGTGGAGCGCGCCCACCAGCTGGAGGTGGACCGGCTGCTCGGGCTGGTCGACCAGATCGTCTGGGTGGTCGACCCGCAGAAGTACGGCGACCGGATCCTGCACCGCGCCTACCTCTCCCAGTTCGCCACGCACGCCGGGGTCACCATCGTCGTGCTGAACCAGGCCGACCGGCTCAGCACCACCGACACCGACGCGGTCCTCACCGACCTGCGCCGGTTGCTCGACGAGGACGGGCTGACCGGCGCGCCGGTGCTGGCCACCTCGGCGAAACAGCCCGGCATGCTGGCCGACCTGCGCGAGGCGCTGGAGACCACGGTCGCCGACCGGCAGGCCGCGCTGCGCCGGCTCGCCGCCGACCTGGACGCGGTCGGCGAGGAGCTGGCCGAGATGATCGGGCCGCCGGCCGCCGAGGACGAGGTGGACCGGACGACCGTACGGCAGCTGACCGACGCGCTCGCCGCCTCGGCCGGGGTGCCCGCGGTCGCCGACGCCACCGCTGCCGCCTACCGCCACCGGGCCGCCGCGGCGACCGGCTGGCCGCTGGTGCGCGGACTGCGCCGGTTGCGTCCCGACCCGCTGCGCAAACTGCACCTGGGCGAGCCGGTCAAGACCGACGCGGTCTCCACCGACGTCGTGCCGAGGACCTCCCTGCCCGCGGCGGACGCCGCGCAGAAGTCGGCGGTCGGCCTGTCGGTGCGGGCGGTCGCCGCCCGGGCCGCGGCGCCGCTGCCGGTGGTGTGGGCGCCGGCCCTGACCACCGCCGCCCGGTCGAAGGCCGGTGACCTGCCGGACGCGCTGGACCGCGCGATCGCCAAGACCGACCTGGGCGCCGACCGCAAACCGGTCTGGTGGCAGGTGGTCGGGATCCTGCAATGGCTGCTGTTCGCGGCGGCCGTGACCGGCCTGGTCTGGCTGGTGGCGGGGTACGCGATGAGCGCGCTCGGCCTGCCCGATCTCGCCGAGCCGGAGATCGGCACGGTGCCGCTGCCGACCGTGCTGCTGCTCGGTGGCTTGTTCGCCGGGCTGCTGCTGTGGCTGCTGCTGAAACCGCTCGTCGAGGCGGGCGGGCGACGTGCCCGGCGCCGGGCCGAGCAGCGATTGCGGGCGTCGGTCACCGAG
- a CDS encoding ABC transporter, which yields MGRLAAALSRLRAALGMVSYPLVLPSAEEAERVGSALLAQLDDYLIPRLARLDAPMLVVVGGSTGAGKSTLVNSLVQEPVTSSGVLRPTTRSPVLVSHPENLGWFEQPHLLPGLIRTVKTSNDPNSLQVVGARGIGPGLALLDAPDVDSVVDHNRKLAAQLLAAADLWLFVTTAARYADAVPWELLKTARLRGTVIALVLDRVPLDAAAEIAAHLGEMLTENDLGNAPLFVLPESELDTRGMLPAEVIQPMQQWFAQLSADPAARDTVVRQTLDGALAALAPAVDGLAEAAEEQTRTAQALDERVSTAYQTAKRTVRDGLQDGRLLRGEVLARWQEFVGTGDFARSLESRVGQLRDKFVAAVTGRPGHSRSLQVALESQLVTLLRGVATDAAEQAYASWQAHPAGEALLRDDLKTASAGLPERADRLVRDWQLWVLDLVRREGGDKRSVARGTAFAVNGAGLAVMIAVFTATAFIPTGLEVAAAAGTTVAAQKVLEAVFGDQAIRTLATRARTELIAQFDELLDTEAARFTERTAAVRREAEPGTLLRRAAAEVESARKDIALTGSGS from the coding sequence GTGGGCAGGCTCGCGGCGGCACTGAGCCGTCTGCGGGCGGCGCTCGGCATGGTTTCGTACCCGCTGGTGCTGCCTTCCGCCGAGGAGGCCGAGCGGGTCGGTTCCGCACTGCTCGCGCAGCTGGACGACTACCTGATCCCCCGGCTGGCCCGGCTGGACGCGCCGATGCTCGTGGTCGTCGGCGGATCCACCGGCGCCGGCAAGTCGACGCTGGTCAACAGCCTGGTCCAGGAGCCGGTGACCAGCTCCGGGGTGCTGCGCCCGACCACCCGCTCACCGGTCCTGGTGTCCCACCCGGAGAATCTCGGCTGGTTCGAGCAGCCGCACCTGCTGCCCGGCCTGATCCGCACGGTGAAGACCAGCAACGACCCGAACTCCCTCCAGGTCGTCGGCGCCCGCGGCATCGGCCCCGGCCTGGCCCTGCTGGACGCGCCGGACGTCGACTCGGTGGTCGACCACAACCGCAAGCTCGCCGCCCAGTTGCTGGCCGCCGCCGACCTCTGGCTGTTCGTCACCACCGCCGCCCGGTACGCCGACGCCGTGCCCTGGGAGCTGCTCAAGACGGCCCGGCTGCGCGGCACGGTGATCGCCCTGGTGCTCGACCGGGTGCCGCTCGACGCGGCCGCCGAGATCGCCGCCCACCTGGGCGAGATGCTCACCGAGAACGACCTGGGCAACGCCCCGCTGTTCGTGCTGCCGGAGTCCGAGCTGGACACCCGCGGCATGCTCCCGGCCGAGGTGATCCAGCCGATGCAGCAGTGGTTCGCCCAGCTCTCGGCCGACCCGGCGGCCCGTGACACGGTGGTCCGGCAGACCCTCGACGGCGCGCTCGCCGCCCTCGCGCCGGCCGTCGACGGCCTGGCCGAGGCGGCCGAGGAGCAGACCCGGACCGCGCAGGCCCTGGACGAGCGGGTCAGCACGGCCTATCAGACGGCCAAGCGGACGGTGCGCGACGGACTCCAGGACGGGCGGCTGCTCCGCGGCGAGGTGCTGGCCCGCTGGCAGGAGTTCGTCGGGACCGGCGACTTCGCCCGCAGCCTGGAGTCGCGGGTCGGGCAGCTGCGCGACAAGTTCGTCGCGGCGGTCACCGGCCGTCCCGGCCACAGCCGCAGCCTCCAGGTCGCGCTGGAGTCGCAGCTGGTCACGCTGCTGCGCGGGGTGGCGACCGACGCCGCCGAGCAGGCCTATGCCTCGTGGCAGGCGCACCCGGCCGGCGAGGCGCTGCTGCGGGACGACCTGAAAACCGCCTCGGCCGGCCTGCCGGAGCGCGCCGACCGGCTGGTCCGCGACTGGCAGCTGTGGGTGCTGGACCTGGTCCGGCGTGAGGGTGGCGACAAGCGCTCGGTGGCCCGCGGCACCGCGTTCGCGGTGAACGGCGCCGGCCTGGCCGTGATGATCGCGGTGTTCACCGCGACCGCCTTCATCCCGACCGGGCTGGAGGTGGCGGCCGCCGCCGGCACCACGGTCGCCGCCCAGAAGGTGCTCGAGGCCGTCTTCGGTGACCAGGCCATCCGCACCCTCGCCACCCGGGCCCGCACCGAGCTGATCGCCCAGTTCGACGAGTTGCTGGACACCGAGGCCGCTCGCTTCACCGAGCGGACCGCCGCCGTGCGCCGCGAGGCAGAACCCGGCACACTGTTGCGCCGAGCCGCCGCCGAGGTGGAGAGCGCCAGGAAGGACATCGCGTTGACCGGATCGGGGTCATGA